Proteins encoded together in one Nostoc sp. PCC 7524 window:
- a CDS encoding photosystem I reaction centre subunit III, with product MRRLFALILVICLSFSFAPPAKALGADLTPCKDNPAFQALAQNARNTTADPESGKKRFERYSQALCGPEGYPHLIVDGRLDRAGDFLIPSILFLYIAGWIGWVGRAYLQAIKKESDTEQKEIQIDLGIALSIIATGFAWPAAAVKELLSGELTAKDSEITVSPR from the coding sequence ATGCGAAGATTGTTTGCTTTGATTTTAGTGATTTGTCTTTCATTTAGTTTCGCTCCTCCTGCGAAAGCCCTAGGAGCCGATCTAACCCCTTGTAAAGACAATCCTGCATTTCAAGCACTAGCCCAAAATGCCCGTAATACTACAGCCGATCCAGAATCTGGTAAAAAGCGTTTTGAACGTTATTCTCAGGCGCTATGCGGCCCCGAAGGCTATCCTCACTTGATTGTTGATGGCCGTCTAGATCGCGCTGGCGACTTCCTGATTCCTAGCATTCTGTTCTTGTACATTGCTGGTTGGATTGGTTGGGTAGGTCGTGCCTACTTACAAGCCATCAAAAAAGAATCTGACACTGAGCAAAAAGAAATCCAAATCGATTTGGGTATAGCACTCTCTATCATTGCTACAGGCTTTGCTTGGCCAGCAGCAGCAGTGAAAGAATTGCTTTCTGGTGAGTTAACTGCTAAAGACTCAGAAATTACTGTTTCTCCCCGTTAA
- the tsaD gene encoding tRNA (adenosine(37)-N6)-threonylcarbamoyltransferase complex transferase subunit TsaD: MTTVLAIETSCDETAVAIVKNRQVCSSIITSQIPIHQQYGGVVPEVASRQHLETINGAIAQALEQAQLDWGKIDGIAATCAPGLVGALLVGLTAAKTLAILYNKPFLGVHHLEGHIYATYLSEPTLDPPFLSLLVSGGHTSLIYVKDCGRYETLGETRDDAAGEAFDKVSRLLKLGYPGGPAIDKLAQVGNPQAFALPEGKVSLPEGGFHPYDGSFSGLKTAVLRLVQQLEKEQGQVPVADVAASFQETVAKALTKRAIACAIDYGLDTIAVGGGVAANSGLRKHLQAAATQHNLRVLFPPLKFCTDNAAMIACAAADHLSRGHTSPVTLGVESRLPLTQVMKLYQPKS, translated from the coding sequence ATGACAACTGTTTTAGCCATAGAAACTAGCTGTGATGAAACTGCTGTGGCAATTGTTAAAAATCGTCAAGTTTGCAGCAGTATTATCACCTCGCAAATCCCCATACATCAGCAGTATGGTGGAGTAGTACCAGAGGTAGCTTCGCGTCAACACTTGGAAACGATAAATGGAGCGATCGCTCAAGCCTTAGAGCAAGCTCAATTAGATTGGGGAAAAATCGATGGGATCGCTGCCACTTGCGCTCCTGGACTGGTGGGAGCGTTATTAGTGGGATTAACAGCCGCCAAAACTTTGGCAATCTTGTACAATAAACCATTTTTGGGAGTTCATCACCTTGAAGGTCACATTTACGCTACTTATTTGAGTGAGCCAACTTTAGATCCCCCTTTTCTTAGCTTACTGGTTTCCGGCGGACATACAAGCTTGATTTATGTTAAGGATTGTGGTAGATACGAAACCCTAGGTGAAACTCGTGATGATGCGGCTGGGGAAGCCTTTGATAAAGTATCTAGGCTCTTAAAGCTGGGATATCCTGGTGGCCCAGCCATTGATAAACTAGCGCAAGTGGGTAATCCCCAAGCTTTTGCCCTACCAGAAGGGAAAGTGTCCTTACCGGAAGGGGGTTTTCATCCCTATGATGGTAGTTTTAGCGGCTTAAAGACGGCGGTACTGCGTTTAGTACAGCAACTAGAGAAAGAACAGGGACAAGTACCCGTAGCAGATGTAGCAGCCAGCTTTCAGGAAACCGTAGCCAAGGCATTAACCAAAAGAGCGATCGCCTGTGCCATTGACTACGGCTTAGATACAATTGCCGTTGGTGGTGGGGTAGCAGCTAACAGTGGATTAAGAAAACACCTACAAGCAGCCGCTACACAGCATAACTTGCGCGTCCTATTTCCTCCTTTGAAATTTTGTACCGATAACGCTGCGATGATTGCCTGCGCCGCAGCCGATCATTTATCTCGTGGTCACACATCCCCTGTTACCTTGGGTGTAGAGTCGAGGCTACCCCTGACTCAAGTTATGAAGTTATATCAGCCAAAGTCTTGA
- a CDS encoding alpha/beta fold hydrolase — MATIEILGFPHAYELTAPTSCPDTLVFIHGWLNSRGYWQPVISRLSVGLQCLSYDLRGFGESQYPLETDSSPAESAVSFSANSIRAMSSSFESLHTPAAYAEDLTILLQQLNINSAWLIGHSLGGTIALWAAAQMPEIVKGVICINAGGGIYLKEAFEQFRAAGQRFLQVRPRWLSQVPLIDLLFTRVTVSRPLDRYWARQRVIDFVVADPEAALGALLESTTEEEVNRLPKLVSQLKQPVYFLAGADDKVMEPKYVRHLASFHRLFQYCGDNVIEIPDCGHLAMLEQPDAVANHIRAILTKQESVVNRQ, encoded by the coding sequence ATGGCAACTATTGAAATTTTGGGCTTTCCACACGCCTACGAGCTAACAGCTCCCACATCCTGTCCTGATACTTTAGTATTCATCCACGGTTGGCTTAATAGTCGTGGATACTGGCAACCTGTCATTTCCCGCTTGTCAGTTGGTTTGCAGTGTCTGTCATATGATTTACGAGGTTTTGGTGAGTCTCAGTACCCGCTAGAAACTGACTCTAGTCCAGCAGAAAGTGCTGTCAGTTTTTCTGCTAACTCAATTCGGGCTATGAGTTCATCTTTTGAGTCTCTCCATACGCCAGCTGCCTATGCTGAGGATTTGACAATCCTGTTGCAACAACTAAATATCAATAGTGCTTGGCTGATTGGTCACTCTTTGGGAGGGACGATCGCTCTGTGGGCAGCTGCTCAAATGCCTGAAATTGTCAAGGGTGTGATCTGTATCAATGCAGGTGGCGGTATTTACCTCAAGGAAGCTTTTGAACAGTTTCGTGCGGCAGGGCAGCGATTTTTACAAGTCCGTCCCCGTTGGTTATCCCAAGTACCGTTAATTGATTTACTTTTTACCAGAGTTACTGTCTCTCGTCCTTTAGATCGCTATTGGGCGCGTCAGCGAGTGATTGATTTCGTCGTGGCTGATCCCGAAGCGGCTTTGGGAGCATTGTTAGAGTCTACCACTGAGGAAGAAGTCAACCGTTTACCCAAGTTAGTCTCTCAGTTAAAACAGCCAGTGTATTTCTTAGCTGGTGCTGATGATAAAGTGATGGAACCTAAATATGTTCGTCATTTAGCTAGTTTTCATAGGCTTTTCCAATATTGTGGAGACAATGTGATTGAAATTCCTGATTGTGGACATCTGGCAATGTTAGAACAGCCAGATGCTGTTGCTAATCACATTCGGGCGATTCTGACAAAACAGGAATCAGTAGTCAATAGGCAATAG
- a CDS encoding GNAT family N-acetyltransferase — protein MGFWKTWFSTSESATSRTTSFEEHTLDAKGNSNANSDASGATRSAERIVFSTERDIDLYELEELCDAVGWSRRPLRKVKKAIEHSFLVASMWQVRGNQRRLIGFARATSDHAFNATIWDVVVHPDFQGKGLGKALMKYVLKKLRSEEISNVTLFADPHVVDFYRTMGFMPDPEGIKGMFWYPH, from the coding sequence ATGGGTTTTTGGAAAACTTGGTTTAGTACCTCTGAATCTGCGACAAGTAGAACCACCTCTTTTGAAGAGCATACACTAGACGCTAAGGGCAACTCTAACGCCAATAGCGATGCCTCCGGAGCTACACGGAGTGCAGAACGCATTGTTTTCAGTACAGAGCGAGACATCGACCTGTATGAACTAGAAGAACTGTGTGATGCCGTTGGTTGGTCACGTCGTCCTCTGAGAAAAGTTAAGAAAGCTATTGAGCATAGTTTTCTCGTAGCCTCCATGTGGCAGGTACGAGGAAACCAAAGACGGCTAATTGGTTTTGCGCGTGCTACCTCAGATCATGCTTTCAACGCCACTATTTGGGATGTGGTTGTTCACCCAGACTTTCAAGGTAAAGGACTGGGTAAGGCCCTGATGAAATACGTACTTAAAAAACTGAGGAGTGAAGAGATTAGTAATGTAACGCTCTTTGCCGATCCTCATGTTGTAGATTTCTATCGAACTATGGGTTTTATGCCAGATCCGGAAGGTATCAAAGGTATGTTTTGGTATCCTCATTAA
- a CDS encoding Tic22 family protein — translation MKALVRWGATLSLVGSTLLGTVFVGNFPALALSEQQIKEKLDSVPVYLITNDKGLPLSRPLPAGQNGQKPGGSVTGAYLSRQEAQAFINELRNAKGKDPKMEEMVKSLQVTAVPLGVIYQQLQQTKTDPNRLLFAFKPVDQELKGAMDLLRQSGQKVEQFRSVPIFAVRFAPDQGYVPIQLGSEKEQAVPLFLSKQDALGLLNQVKPKFPKADIQVIDVDGVIKTLQDKNDAWLNQVVLVPSPESREYIRTLPRENGTKAPANRNNNTRPAPQPNRR, via the coding sequence ATGAAAGCATTGGTTCGCTGGGGCGCAACATTAAGTTTAGTTGGAAGTACACTGCTAGGAACAGTTTTTGTAGGGAATTTCCCAGCACTGGCATTGTCAGAACAACAAATTAAAGAAAAATTAGACTCTGTACCCGTATATTTAATTACAAATGATAAGGGTTTACCATTGAGCCGTCCTTTACCAGCAGGGCAGAACGGACAAAAACCTGGGGGTTCGGTCACAGGGGCTTATTTGAGTCGGCAAGAGGCACAAGCTTTTATTAACGAGCTGCGGAACGCCAAAGGTAAAGACCCAAAAATGGAGGAAATGGTCAAAAGCCTGCAAGTGACAGCAGTGCCTTTGGGGGTAATTTATCAGCAATTACAACAAACAAAAACAGATCCCAATCGTCTTTTATTTGCATTTAAACCTGTAGATCAGGAACTTAAGGGTGCGATGGATTTATTACGTCAAAGCGGTCAGAAGGTAGAGCAATTTAGAAGTGTACCGATTTTTGCGGTGAGATTTGCGCCAGATCAAGGTTACGTACCAATTCAATTAGGGTCTGAAAAAGAACAAGCTGTACCATTGTTTTTAAGTAAACAAGACGCACTAGGTTTATTGAATCAGGTCAAGCCAAAGTTTCCTAAAGCCGATATTCAGGTAATAGATGTAGATGGAGTTATCAAGACATTACAGGACAAAAATGATGCTTGGCTTAACCAAGTTGTCTTGGTTCCCTCCCCAGAATCAAGAGAGTATATTAGAACATTACCCAGAGAGAACGGAACGAAGGCTCCTGCTAATAGAAATAACAACACCCGGCCAGCACCACAGCCCAATCGACGTTAG
- the prmC gene encoding peptide chain release factor N(5)-glutamine methyltransferase, whose protein sequence is MVYKKLNVVSGLQLWQWRNRAIATGITHQVSVAEVDWLLQEIAGLDRLSLRLQSFKDQTQILMNLSLEELENLWQRRLHDRLPVQYIAGTTPWRNFHLKVSSAVLIPRPETECLIDLAVAAVAKSKSAPHLQQGLWADLGTGSGAIALGLADAFPEATIHAVDYSPEALAIAQENAHNLGLAKGIQFYQGSWWQPLTSLKGQFSGMVSNPPYIPRDMVPTLQPEVVNHEPHLALDGGVDGLDEIRHLIDISPRYLRPGGVWLIEMMAGQAQTVRTLLHKQGSYCNIQIHADLEGVERFALAYVSAEF, encoded by the coding sequence ATGGTCTATAAAAAGCTAAATGTAGTTTCTGGTTTACAACTTTGGCAATGGCGCAACAGAGCGATCGCTACTGGAATAACTCATCAGGTTTCAGTAGCGGAAGTTGATTGGCTACTGCAAGAGATAGCTGGGTTAGACCGCTTGTCCTTACGTTTGCAATCTTTTAAAGACCAAACTCAAATTTTGATGAATTTGTCTTTAGAAGAGCTAGAAAATCTGTGGCAGAGACGCTTGCACGATCGCTTGCCAGTCCAGTACATTGCCGGAACTACACCTTGGCGCAATTTTCATCTGAAGGTGTCGAGCGCGGTTTTGATCCCCAGACCAGAAACAGAGTGCTTGATTGATTTAGCTGTGGCAGCTGTGGCTAAGAGTAAATCAGCACCACACCTACAACAAGGACTATGGGCAGACTTGGGAACTGGAAGTGGAGCGATCGCCTTGGGACTGGCAGATGCCTTTCCAGAGGCAACAATTCATGCTGTGGATTATAGTCCAGAGGCTTTGGCGATCGCCCAAGAAAACGCCCATAATTTGGGTTTAGCCAAGGGAATACAATTTTATCAAGGGTCATGGTGGCAGCCGTTAACCTCTCTCAAAGGACAATTTAGTGGCATGGTGTCTAACCCACCTTATATCCCTAGGGATATGGTGCCTACATTGCAACCAGAAGTCGTAAACCATGAACCGCATTTAGCTTTAGATGGTGGCGTTGATGGTTTAGATGAGATCCGCCACCTGATAGACATTTCACCTAGGTATTTGCGTCCTGGTGGGGTGTGGCTGATTGAAATGATGGCAGGACAGGCTCAGACAGTGCGAACACTGTTACACAAGCAAGGTAGCTATTGTAATATTCAAATTCATGCTGATTTAGAGGGTGTTGAACGGTTTGCTTTAGCCTACGTAAGTGCTGAGTTTTGA
- a CDS encoding L-threonylcarbamoyladenylate synthase codes for MTKVSLDALIAGTRAGAVVSFPTDTVPALAVMPEQAALIFAAKQRSQDKPLILMGASAEDLWPYVRGNEQEYQIWQQVVTRYWPGGLTLVLPASDRVPPAMNPTDPTTIGIRVPNSAIAQAILARTGPLATTSANFSGQPPLKTMAEIDVQFPGVLTLESIAEEYLSENTENNLPSTVAKWTGMDWQILRQGTVNLDF; via the coding sequence ATGACAAAAGTTTCGTTAGATGCTTTAATAGCGGGTACTCGTGCCGGTGCTGTAGTCAGTTTTCCTACTGATACTGTTCCCGCATTGGCAGTGATGCCAGAACAAGCGGCGTTGATTTTTGCAGCTAAACAGCGCAGTCAAGATAAACCCCTGATTTTGATGGGGGCTAGTGCGGAAGATTTATGGCCTTATGTCCGAGGTAATGAGCAAGAATATCAGATTTGGCAGCAAGTCGTAACTCGGTATTGGCCAGGAGGATTGACGTTGGTGTTACCCGCTAGCGATCGCGTCCCACCTGCGATGAATCCCACTGATCCCACTACAATTGGGATTCGCGTCCCTAACAGTGCGATCGCCCAAGCTATTTTGGCGCGAACAGGCCCTCTTGCTACCACTAGCGCCAATTTTTCAGGACAGCCACCTTTAAAAACTATGGCAGAAATTGATGTTCAATTCCCTGGAGTTCTGACTTTAGAATCCATAGCTGAAGAATATTTGAGTGAAAATACTGAAAATAATCTGCCTTCAACTGTGGCTAAATGGACTGGTATGGATTGGCAAATCTTGCGGCAAGGTACAGTCAACTTAGATTTTTAG
- a CDS encoding sensor histidine kinase, with translation MNWSNWVYLGAGLVMGISSRWLLARSAKAKSHQSPEELTQPQHTPQILEEFKNTQLAYHMAREMSQFKAGFLARTTHELRSPLNGLIGLHQLILSDLCEDPAEEREFIGQAHERALKLLHLMDEILNVAKTEHGTNKLDIQPRPLADVLQEVYNLIYMLAVDRNLKLRILPPEPEIYVLADQKWLRQILLNLVDTGISQMTEGSICISCGIPSASNFVYIWLDLPTHALISDESIDLLKGEDKSVEIELEKTALSPGMKLLLNQNLLAVMGGKLEILPSTNSGEAEQLTRLQISMPLAILEAELLQ, from the coding sequence ATGAATTGGAGTAACTGGGTATATCTAGGTGCAGGATTGGTAATGGGGATCAGTTCTCGTTGGTTATTGGCGAGGTCTGCCAAGGCTAAGTCCCACCAATCTCCAGAAGAGTTGACACAGCCTCAGCACACACCACAAATCCTAGAAGAGTTCAAAAACACGCAACTGGCTTATCACATGGCCAGGGAAATGAGCCAGTTTAAAGCGGGTTTTTTGGCGCGGACTACCCATGAATTGCGATCGCCTTTAAATGGTCTGATTGGTTTACATCAGCTAATTTTGTCAGATTTGTGTGAAGACCCAGCAGAAGAGCGCGAATTTATTGGCCAAGCTCACGAGCGGGCGTTAAAGCTGTTACATCTGATGGATGAAATTCTCAATGTCGCTAAGACAGAACACGGAACTAATAAATTAGATATTCAGCCGCGGCCTTTAGCTGATGTTTTACAGGAAGTTTATAACTTAATTTATATGTTGGCGGTAGATCGCAATTTGAAGTTGCGAATTTTGCCTCCTGAACCTGAGATTTATGTCTTGGCAGACCAAAAATGGTTAAGGCAAATATTGCTAAATTTAGTAGATACTGGGATCTCTCAGATGACGGAAGGCAGTATTTGTATTTCCTGTGGCATCCCATCTGCAAGTAATTTTGTCTATATTTGGTTAGATTTACCGACTCACGCATTAATCAGCGATGAGTCGATAGATTTACTCAAAGGTGAAGACAAATCTGTGGAAATTGAGCTAGAGAAAACTGCTCTTTCTCCAGGAATGAAGCTATTACTCAATCAAAATCTTTTAGCCGTGATGGGTGGTAAGCTAGAAATCCTACCATCCACCAATTCTGGAGAAGCGGAGCAGTTGACAAGATTACAGATATCTATGCCCTTAGCGATTCTTGAAGCTGAACTTCTCCAGTAG
- a CDS encoding GNAT family N-acetyltransferase → MNHPQIQFCDRQSEVDLYQLQELFNLAAFWAKGRSIEDLSIAIANSDPVISVWDGERLIGFARATSDCIYRGTIWDVVIHPDYRGTGLGSKLVETVLSHPRMQVERVYLMTTEQKNFYEKIGFQTNHTTTMVLYNQSEISTLTTGEVQLQESLRA, encoded by the coding sequence ATGAACCACCCTCAGATTCAATTTTGCGATCGCCAGTCTGAAGTAGACCTTTACCAACTCCAAGAGCTATTTAATCTGGCAGCATTTTGGGCGAAAGGACGCAGTATTGAGGATTTGAGTATAGCTATTGCTAACAGTGACCCAGTAATTTCTGTGTGGGATGGAGAAAGACTGATTGGTTTTGCTAGAGCAACTTCTGATTGTATATACCGAGGCACAATCTGGGATGTTGTGATTCATCCAGACTATCGTGGCACAGGATTAGGAAGCAAATTAGTAGAAACAGTGTTGAGTCATCCCCGGATGCAGGTTGAGCGCGTATACTTGATGACTACCGAACAAAAAAATTTCTACGAAAAAATTGGATTCCAAACTAATCACACTACAACTATGGTGCTATACAACCAATCAGAAATTAGCACCTTGACTACTGGAGAAGTTCAGCTTCAAGAATCGCTAAGGGCATAG
- the secF gene encoding protein translocase subunit SecF, giving the protein MKLSINKSRSLWWTISCAVILAGIISMVISWQNPSIRAPLRPSLDFVGGTRLQLERDCTKPGNCDQPIDINVVREVAKAEGLGDSSIQIIADKETRQENGILIRTKNLDREQRTKLQTALSEKVGTFDEQKNQIDTVGPTLGRELFTSGIMALIVSFLGIIIYLTFRFQLDYAIFAIIALFHDVLVATGIFSIFGLVFGTEVDSLFIVALLTITGFSVNDTVVIYDRIRETLKATPNRPITEIVDDAVNQTLGRSINTTLTTMLPLFAIFIFGGETLKNFALALIIGFIAGAYSSIFVASTLLTWWRERTGQTTVVASTGVTDTSVE; this is encoded by the coding sequence ATGAAACTCAGTATTAACAAATCGCGATCGCTCTGGTGGACTATTTCTTGTGCTGTCATTTTGGCTGGTATCATCTCAATGGTGATTTCTTGGCAAAACCCCAGCATTCGCGCACCCCTACGTCCGAGTTTAGATTTTGTCGGTGGTACAAGATTGCAGTTGGAACGAGATTGTACCAAACCAGGCAACTGCGACCAGCCAATAGATATTAACGTTGTGCGGGAAGTCGCTAAAGCAGAAGGACTTGGCGATAGCAGCATCCAAATTATCGCTGATAAAGAAACACGCCAAGAAAACGGCATCTTAATTCGCACAAAAAATTTAGATCGCGAACAGCGTACCAAATTACAAACCGCCTTAAGCGAGAAAGTAGGCACTTTTGACGAGCAAAAAAATCAAATCGACACAGTAGGGCCGACTTTAGGGCGAGAGTTATTTACATCCGGTATCATGGCCCTGATTGTCTCTTTTTTGGGCATAATTATTTATCTGACCTTCCGGTTCCAGTTAGACTATGCCATATTTGCCATCATCGCCCTGTTTCATGATGTACTCGTCGCCACAGGAATCTTCTCAATTTTTGGTCTAGTTTTCGGTACGGAAGTAGATAGCCTCTTTATTGTGGCTCTCCTGACAATTACAGGTTTCTCCGTCAACGATACAGTAGTCATTTACGATCGCATTCGGGAAACATTAAAAGCAACTCCCAACCGACCAATTACTGAAATTGTTGATGATGCAGTTAACCAAACATTAGGTAGATCAATCAATACAACTCTCACCACCATGTTGCCATTATTCGCTATTTTTATATTTGGTGGCGAAACCTTAAAAAACTTTGCCTTAGCTCTGATTATTGGCTTCATCGCCGGAGCCTATTCCAGTATTTTTGTTGCTAGCACCCTCCTAACTTGGTGGCGAGAACGTACAGGTCAAACTACAGTGGTAGCAAGTACCGGAGTCACTGATACATCTGTGGAGTAG
- the secD gene encoding protein translocase subunit SecD: MQRQRSLLALVLLLVIAAMTAIAMIPVPLGLDLRGGSQLTIQVKPSEQIKQITERELDGVKKVVEGRINGLGVSEPVIQTVGTDKILVQLPGVNDPEQAERVLGGTAQLEFRQQKPNTETQLFAFQQSRAQLKVQQEELRKSNDQAAINQNLEDLQKNTQAIAELFESTNPPLDGKYLQDAYGEPTQQGGNWNVAIRFDQKGGELFAELTKNLAGTGRSIGIFLDNELISSPVVGPEFAATGITGGSAVITGRFTAQTANDLGVQLRGGALPVPVEIAEIRTVGATLGKDSITSSIYAGIGGLILVLIFMVVYYRIPGLIADVALIIYAILTWASFALLGVTLTLPGIAGFILSIGMAVDANVLIFERTREELRAGKSLYRSVESGFYRAFSSILDGNVTTVIACAALFWLGAGLVKGFALTLALGVGVSMFSAITCSRSLMFLAISIPALRKPELFCPNLPASGASNKAEVAQ, from the coding sequence ATGCAGAGACAGCGATCGCTATTAGCTTTGGTTCTTTTATTGGTAATCGCCGCTATGACGGCGATTGCCATGATTCCTGTACCCTTGGGGCTAGACTTAAGAGGTGGATCACAGCTCACAATTCAGGTCAAACCCTCAGAGCAAATTAAGCAAATCACTGAACGTGAACTGGATGGAGTCAAAAAAGTCGTCGAAGGTAGGATTAATGGTCTTGGTGTTTCCGAACCAGTCATCCAAACCGTCGGTACAGATAAAATCCTTGTCCAGTTACCAGGGGTGAATGATCCAGAACAAGCAGAAAGGGTGCTAGGAGGGACAGCACAGTTAGAATTTCGTCAACAAAAACCCAATACAGAAACCCAATTATTTGCTTTTCAACAATCACGCGCTCAACTAAAAGTTCAGCAAGAAGAATTAAGAAAAAGTAACGATCAAGCCGCAATTAATCAAAATTTAGAAGATTTACAGAAAAATACCCAAGCGATCGCGGAATTATTTGAAAGTACAAACCCACCGCTTGATGGTAAATACCTCCAAGATGCCTACGGCGAACCCACCCAACAAGGTGGCAATTGGAACGTTGCCATTCGCTTCGATCAAAAAGGTGGTGAACTATTTGCCGAACTCACCAAAAATTTGGCAGGTACAGGACGCAGCATCGGTATTTTTCTCGATAATGAACTCATCAGCTCTCCCGTAGTTGGGCCAGAATTCGCCGCTACCGGGATTACAGGCGGTTCTGCTGTGATTACAGGTAGATTTACTGCTCAAACAGCCAATGACTTAGGTGTACAACTACGCGGTGGTGCTTTACCCGTACCAGTAGAAATTGCTGAAATCCGCACCGTTGGCGCAACCTTGGGTAAAGACAGTATCACCAGCAGCATCTATGCCGGCATTGGTGGACTGATTTTAGTATTAATATTTATGGTGGTGTATTACAGAATACCAGGATTAATCGCCGATGTGGCTTTAATCATCTATGCCATCTTGACTTGGGCTAGCTTTGCTCTACTTGGTGTGACGCTCACCCTACCGGGAATAGCTGGTTTTATTCTCAGTATCGGTATGGCAGTGGACGCAAACGTACTCATTTTTGAACGCACACGGGAAGAATTAAGAGCAGGTAAATCCCTATATCGTTCCGTAGAATCTGGCTTTTACCGTGCTTTTTCCAGCATCTTAGATGGCAATGTGACAACAGTGATTGCTTGTGCAGCCCTATTTTGGCTGGGGGCTGGTTTAGTCAAAGGCTTCGCTTTAACTCTGGCTTTGGGTGTAGGAGTCAGTATGTTTAGTGCTATTACCTGTAGTCGTAGCTTAATGTTTTTAGCAATTTCAATTCCTGCACTGCGGAAACCAGAACTGTTTTGTCCGAACCTGCCAGCATCAGGTGCATCTAATAAGGCAGAGGTAGCTCAATGA
- a CDS encoding alpha-ketoacid dehydrogenase subunit beta: protein MAETLFFNALREAIDEEMARDSSVFVLGEDVGHYGGSYKVTKDLYQKYGELRVLDTPIAENSFTGIAVGAAMTGLRPIIEGMNMGFLLLAFNQISNNAGMLRYTSGGNFKIPMVIRGPGGVGRQLGAEHSQRLEAYFQAVPGLKIVACSTPYNAKGLLKSAIRDDNPVLFFEHVLLYNLKENLPEEEYLLPLDKAEVVRRGKDVTILTYSRMRHHVMQAVKPLEKQGYDPEVIDLISLKPLDFDTIGASVRKTHRVIVVEECMRTGGIGAELTASINDRLFDELDAPVLRLSSQDIPTPYNGTLERLTIVQPEQIVEAVQKMVAMRV, encoded by the coding sequence ATGGCAGAAACACTATTCTTTAACGCTCTGCGGGAAGCCATTGATGAAGAAATGGCTCGTGATTCCAGTGTATTTGTTCTTGGTGAAGACGTGGGACACTATGGCGGTTCCTATAAAGTCACCAAAGACCTATACCAAAAATATGGTGAATTGAGAGTTTTAGATACTCCCATTGCTGAAAACAGCTTTACCGGTATAGCAGTAGGCGCAGCCATGACTGGTTTGCGGCCAATTATTGAAGGCATGAACATGGGCTTTCTGCTCCTAGCCTTCAACCAAATTTCTAACAACGCTGGGATGTTACGTTACACCTCCGGTGGTAACTTTAAAATTCCTATGGTGATTCGCGGCCCTGGTGGTGTAGGTAGACAATTAGGCGCAGAACATTCCCAACGTCTAGAAGCTTACTTCCAAGCCGTACCAGGATTAAAGATTGTAGCCTGTTCCACCCCTTACAACGCCAAAGGGCTATTGAAATCCGCTATCCGTGATGATAATCCAGTATTATTCTTTGAACACGTTTTACTTTACAATCTGAAAGAAAATCTGCCAGAAGAAGAATATTTACTGCCCTTGGATAAAGCAGAAGTTGTCCGTCGCGGTAAAGATGTGACGATTTTGACCTATTCACGGATGCGTCACCATGTCATGCAAGCCGTCAAACCTTTAGAAAAACAAGGTTACGACCCAGAAGTAATTGATTTAATATCCCTCAAACCATTAGATTTTGATACTATTGGTGCATCCGTGCGGAAAACCCATCGCGTCATTGTGGTAGAAGAATGTATGCGAACTGGGGGTATTGGTGCAGAACTAACCGCCTCAATTAACGATCGCCTATTTGATGAATTAGATGCCCCAGTGCTGAGATTATCATCCCAAGACATCCCCACCCCTTACAACGGCACACTAGAACGTCTGACAATCGTACAGCCAGAGCAAATTGTAGAAGCTGTACAGAAAATGGTTGCTATGAGAGTTTAG
- a CDS encoding helix-turn-helix domain-containing protein has product MDMQVLRERAGLSRAEVAFRLAISETSVRNWEAGRTEPTMTPKKYLAALRLFQCTPEELADASEKSVNQRHKRKPGRPRRFPDNQVTQVTDSPVCS; this is encoded by the coding sequence ATGGATATGCAAGTCCTGAGAGAACGTGCTGGCCTTAGCCGTGCAGAAGTTGCCTTCAGGCTTGCAATCAGTGAAACCAGCGTTCGCAATTGGGAAGCTGGGCGCACTGAGCCGACAATGACACCAAAAAAATACTTGGCAGCTTTACGCCTGTTCCAATGTACACCTGAAGAATTGGCAGATGCCAGCGAAAAGTCGGTTAATCAACGACATAAACGCAAACCAGGAAGGCCAAGACGCTTCCCAGACAATCAGGTAACGCAGGTAACTGATTCGCCAGTTTGCAGCTGA